A segment of the Populus alba chromosome 9, ASM523922v2, whole genome shotgun sequence genome:
ACTAGAATGATCACAGCTTGCACAGTAATAGCCGTGCTTGTAGAATTAAAAGATTTTCCGgttacaaattattttgaaggttttatttgttaaatgtcatcttatttttttttattatggtaattaaattaaattagatattttaaaaataaaagttttattttcaaatatcattaaatatttgttaaatattcGATACTaaaaactaaagtaaaaaaGACGGTCAATTTTTAAAACTGATATATGATTTTGGTAgaaatataattgaattaattcttaaaattaaaattacaactgaagatttgattgaacaaataaaaaataaaaatttgattttgaaaattaacatattttagcgttatttttttttaaatgaaacattGTTTTATGCATTGTTTATAAAAAGGtctaaaataatgttgttttgaacGGTATTagctgtcttcttcttcccttacTAGCAAAGGTGAGGAAAGAAGAGTTTTCTTCCCCTCCTTTGCAGCGTCCGTTTACCtcactccctctctctcccaaAAACCTAAAACCCAAACACAACCCATACCCGCTTATGGTTTACCACCATGATGAAAAAGCCAAGAGAAAGATGCCCTGCAGGCAACTTTTGGGGCGGTTGTATAGAGGTTGTCCCAGCCATCCTATCCTTACACCATGACTGGATAGGGGTAGTAGCTTCCCTTATAAATATCAGGGGAGAGAGAGGAGCAGGGGACGGCAAAAAAATACGAGTTAaattatagagagagaaagaaaaagaagaacaaaagagagaaataaacaaGGATACTTGAGAACAAAACAAGAAGAGACAACGGggaaagaaccaaaaaaaaaagaagggacaaaaactagagaagaggaagaaaacaaagacaGAGAAGAGTTACAACAGAAATAAAACGAGGGAAAAACACACAGAAGAAGAACCGTCGACCGGCGCAACAGTTCCCCATTGCACAACCACCTCGTTTGAAAGAAGAACCGTTCCTCGCTGCAAACCATCACCAGCCGCCACCAGCAGCGCCGCCACCGCTAGAGAACAAATGGAgaagaatagaaaaatagaGGGAGGGAGAAGAGATTGCAAACGAAAGGCAGAAGGAAAAtacagagaaaaaggaaaaacaaacagCAGCGTCCTTCGCAAACCACAACCAATTCTCCTATTCTTCCACCGTCAACAACAACACCGTTACCGCTGATCAACTTTCACCTCCTTTattttcctcttctctttctctgcGGACAACCTCCACTGTTCATGTTTCCGAGCAGAAACCGCCCTTAACTTGCTTTTTTTGCTGTATAACGAACCAAATATCAACCCATTTCACTTCACTTGCCTCCTATAATTACCGTCGCTTGCTCACAGCTATATATTATGCTTTCTAGCTGTTGCCTGATCATTATACTGGGAGCAACTATCGAGGAGCTTGACACCCTCGATCCCCCACCACCTTTTTTCATTGCGCGCGTTTTTGCGCCATCGCATGCATGCACGCATTCCTTCGTGCTTAGTTGCTTACACACACACCCCCTTGCTCacaaatgattaattaatcCTATGCTTAATTGTGTTTCTATTGAATGAAACTTGTATATGCTTGACGTTCATGATTAATTTATAAACGAAGCTTTTCCCTAggttttgttgatgattatcAATAAACAAGAATGATTAGTATACAATAAACAGTACCCAACAGCAATTAGAGCGCACGATTTACATATGCAGTTCTTTGACCATTGACCAAATAATTAGCCTTCATAACTAATATTGTATTATGCTCGTACTATGTCCTATCAAGTTAATCGATCAAAATAGTTGGAGTTAAGTTCGACgattatattttatcatatgaaaataaatttaaatttttagatgaagATAAGAACGAGTGGGTAGGTagcattcataatatatagTTAATGCTGATACAGCAGATGGTGATGTTGCAAATTACAGGACTAGCAAAGGTGGTAGAGATGACAGACTACAGAGGTGTTGAGGATAATTCTAGTTCGATTGGAGGCAGTAAAAGTGAAAATAATGATGgttaaaaaaaagggagggTTACTGGGAGATTAAAATGTGGTGGTACAACATAGGTGACTCGTAACAAGATATATATCCTTccccttttaatttaaaatctaattacgATAATTACTGACTATAATTctcatatttttagaaaatgatATTGAGAATAGAGTTTATACATCTTTTTTAATGTTCAACCCAAACAagttacattaataaaaaaaaaaatcaaatttaatggtATATGATAGCTGTTGATTgttattcaaagtattttttatttaaaaatatattaaaataatatttgttttttatttttttaaatttcattctttttatcatAACAACATATAAACTTCTACCTAGCtagcagatatatatatatatatatatatatatatatatatatataatgtttccagcttcttttttgtttaattttggggtactgttacttttttttggtggtttttttgttttttaacaaaacatcaAGTGTGTGATCATTACAATATCATCATTCGATTAAAAAACTCTATGAAAAAGTACATTAACTAACaactaatgaaataaaattagataacaggctttttggctaaaaaaatagttaattggTTAATTACTTAGACACATTAAGGTGCtatttggctaaaaaaaataattaaaatgaagatGAAAGTCTTATTCCCAATTTAGAAAAAGGATCTGATTGAAAAGAACGTAAACACAATGGAAAGATTTAATTGAACGAGATCTATAGTTcaacgagaaaaaaaaaggcattgattttatttttttcaccaaacgaaaaaaaaatattatttgttgaagGTTCTATGACCAAGCTCAAATACCGTAGCGATTATTATTAGCTCAATAAAAAGcttcatattttctctttttcGAGAACTAGCACTGAGCAGTGCTAGAATTGTTTTCGGACAGGcaataaaatgtattaaaacatCTTATTATAGAAATACAAGAAAACCAGAACAAATATGCTGAGACCAAGGATCTACGAAAGACAAAGAATCGAAGcagcatacttttttttttttttttgttaatagtcgaaattttattaaaaggaaaaagctaCAAAGATAGTAGCCTAACTTACATCAGAAAAACAAGCAGAGGAAAGGAAAGCACAAAAACTGTTGCATGAAACAGGGGATAACAGCAAAAGAAGAAcagacaaatcaaaagaaaccaactCCTCCCGACTAAACATTCTCTATGTTAAGCTCGAAAGAGTTGGAGTCAAGCCTCAGCCATAAAGCAATACTTTGGCGCACCATGGAGAAACAGATTTGATGGTTAGGGGCAGcgtcattaaaaataacatcatttcgaTGAAGCCAAAGATTCCAAACAACGCATGAGAAAAGAAGTTGCCATGAGAGATTTTGTTGCTTGCCTTTAACCATAGAAGACCATTGGTAGCACATATCATCAACAGATTTtggaaaaacactgcaaaaGCCCCGATTAGAAAGCAGTTTCATCCATATATTCCAAGAGAAGTGGCAGTGAATGAAGAGGTGACTTGAAGATTCCAAGCTTTTATTGCAGAAAGCACATCTTGACTCCTGAAGGGAGAGGTAGTCGCGTTGAAATAGGAAATCTCTTGTGGTTACTTTGTCTTGGACAAGGAGCCAAAGGAAAAGCTGCACTTTTGGTGGGGTTAGTTTTATCCAAACAGAAGATTAGAATGGTTTGGCTCCACCGTAGAGTAACTGGTCTATCATTTTGGAGCAAGATTTTACACTGAAGAGGCCATCATTGTTGAGGGTCCAGATTTTCTTATCCATCTTGTGGCAGAACATTGGCTTGGATTCCAGCAAGGATGATAAAAGTAATAGTTGTTCttgttcaaaatgaaaaagagatCTGCGCCATTAATTGTAGGGACCAGAGCCAGATTCCATTGCTCCATCTACCCATGTCAGCCACCAAAGCAGTTTTAGAGGAAGACAAAAGAATTCGAAGCAGCATACTTGTTCAACCAAGAAACACAAGAATGCTGGaaaaagcaaaatcaaaacCATGCCATTGTTTGTTCAATGCAGGAAAACTCCTACCAGGTAGTGTCATTAAGGACCGTAGTAGTACGTAGCTAGCAGTGTCCGAAAAAACAAAAGTACTGTCTGCATCTTCTGTATCATCAGCAATGATTTCATAATTCTCGTTGCATTTCACCAAGCATCCATAATGGAACATCTCCACGGATCAGCAGTAATTTCAAAGCACATCCATAATTCAAATGTCTAAAAGCTTGGTTAAACATGAAGTAACAGATCCAGACCAAATTAGATAAAATCAAATGCTCAGTTTCAAGTCCAACTAAAATAGGAAGTGTAGACAGAGTTAGCATAACAAAGTTTACGCCATAGCTGCTGGTGAGCAGCTAGACCAAAACGAATCACAGCATGAGGAGATGGCGATGAGGACTGTCTCGTGGCTTGAGAAGAAGGAACACGTTCTGCTAGATGGGTTAGGCTCcgtttctaattaaattaaatgaatgtgTAGTTGAGGTTCTGTGTGCTGTATCTTTGATCATGACCAACTAAAAAGAAATCGAGCTAATTTTATGGTTTAACTCTTGCCGGAAAATATAACATTGCCATTGTTGGCCACCAGAACTGAGTAGGTCAAAGCCCAAGATCAAATTCTTATTAATTAGATACTTGCAAATTAACAACAACCATACATATGGCCTTTATATGGCATTTGGCCTTCACTGTATGTTATTAATAGCTAATTAAAGGAAGTAAAAAGTAGACAACTACATAACAAGAGTAATTAATTTCATCATACTAACAGTACTGGATTAAACCCGTTACATGTTCACTGCATATATATAGCAAATCTCCTCATGCCGATGACCCCACCAGTTCAGCCACTTTATCGTTGGACTTCACCACTACCGCCACTGGAAACTCATTAGAACCAATGCACTTCCCAGCAATCTCAGACTCATTCGCTTTTACAATATCGTCCGTAAAATATCGTATATTCCGGTCGGAGGAACCACCCTCAGCCACTGCTGCCTCCGCTGCCTCCTTCCATTTCATTGCATTCTCCTTCATTTCCACTGCCTTAGGTCCCCCTGTGGCCTCCAACAAGCATTTCTCTATCTCATCACGAGTAATCAGTTTGTTCTCTGCTTGTCCGCGGCTCATTCTCACACCAACCTTAAAGATGTCGACCATATATTTTGCGTTAGTTACTTGATCACCCAATTGAGGGAAAGCCACCACTGGCATGCCTGATGTGAGTGCTTCCATAGTAGAGTTCCACCCACAATGTGTTACAAAGCACGCAACTGATGGGTGAGCTAAAACCTTCTCTTGAGGACTCCAGTGCACCACGTTGCCCCTGTCTCCTGCTTTCTTCGAGAACCCATCTGGCAGAACAGGGAGGTCATGTCCTGCACCTTTGTGGGCTGGTTTCATAACTAACAAGAAGGAGACGCCCGAATTCAATAACCCATAAGCGATCTCGTTCCATTGATCTTGCTTCAATTGTATGATACTACCGAAAGACACATAAACAACTGATGAAGGTGGCTTTGTGTCAAGCCATTCGATGCAATCATCTGCCTTCAGGAAGTCTCCATGGACCGTTGTCTGTGGTGCCTTGGCATTTCTGAATAGTGGCCCAACGGCCTTGATGGGGAAGATTTCAGACACGTGCTTGATAAGCTCTGGTTCAAGCTCTTCGAATGTTTCCATCAGGATGCAAAATGGCTTGTCAAGATTTTTGTACTGACCTAAAATAGCCCTCCTCAAGATAGCATAAGGAGTTGTAGGATGTAAGAAACTAGGCACTTCATCATGTTTTAGGAGAGGCACGTTGCATGGTAACTGGACATCTATCTCGGGGTGCTCCTCATCAGGGAAAGGTACAGTACCGTGATAGTAATGGTAATATGAGGCAAAACAAGCGCAGGATTGAATCCAAAGCATTGCAGAAGGGAGACCTAGACTTGTGGCCACATCTGTAACCCAAGGAATGAAAGGGTTGTTTATGAGGCAACAAACAGGCCGCCCTTGCTCTGCATTTTTCTTGATCATTTGAGGAATTACTTGTTTACCAACAAGCTCGAGTTGAAGTAAGTATTGATCAAGGTCTCGGCGCCTAGGATCGTCCTCTTCCCATCCATCTGCAAAGAATTCAAACCGGATAAAGCCATCACCGAACGGGGTCATCGTATCTATGATGCCACTGGCTTTTCTCATCTGTTCGCCAGTGGTTTCTGTAGTGGAGAAGGTGACAAGGAAGCCTTTGGAGGCAAGAATTTTTCCAAGTCTAAGTAAAGGATTTACATGGCCTTGGGCTGGGAAAGAAACAAGGAAGAGATGGCCAAGAGACTCGGAAACCATTTTTCTCTTCCGGGTTGTTTTGACAGGCAGAGAGGCGGAAGAGATTGATGAACAGGAGAGGACTCGATCAGTTGGGGAATGAGTGGTGAGCATGGAAAGAAAGGATGCAGATATATATAGCATTTATAAGGAGCTACACTCAAAGTTTTTAGTGATAGGTAGATCTACAGAGACTGTTACTTATTGAGATGAATCATGATGTGCTCTAGCGTGattgtttttatccttttagaAGGTTAGAGtataatctatttttaacaTCTTATTTGGGTATAAGAATTGAAATGCAGTCACAAACCATGAACTCATTTGCTACGAACAAAACTTGGTCCTGGATCACTGTTTGCTGATGGGACAAGCCACGGCATTTATTGATGTGCCGtagtgataaaatatttttatatatattttttaaaagtgttttaataagtatattatttttaaacatccacctattaaaaaaaatataattattcataaaaaattaataacatttataaaaaaaaattaatttttttttaaaaaataatataattgaataaaCATTTAAATATCATTGTGATAAATggattcaaatataatttttttataaaaagatgaagaaacatGCAGAAACATGGGGACCAATGTCTTTAGTGCCAGAAAGCGGGGGTGGGCCATGCACTATTCTGTCGTGGCGAAAAGggaaaattttttcaatttgtggaGCTCCATATAAAGGACATTTATTTCAGTGAGAAGATGTTACTTTCGTtactaaattaaagttttttttctcaataattttgataaattaatcttaaaaaacatataagaataataattataatataatttcaaataaaaaaatatttttaaaaatcatattatataacaataccaaaatattttttaaaaaatcatattaaattaaagtgGATAAGATCAAGCCATAACagattaaaaaacacataatttctTTATAAGAATTAACTACTGTTGCAGGCATGAATATTCCATCAGTTTCAATATATTgagcattattttattttattttaatatcatttgttTTCTCGCATCCAGACCACGTATATTTCTTCAGTccggttagaaaaataaccatTATGAGCCCGTTTGGCTAAGTGTTTCTAACTGAGTTTAGTATGGAACAATTTAATTGAAGTGTTTGGTTATAAAATTAGTGTGATTTTTATATGTGGACTTATCATTATCTGCTTTGAAAACACTATTTTGTTGAAGACtgaaatttcatgtttttcattGCATTCCTACCGCTCGTTGCTATATTATTAGAGCCCACTTGGCTCGTTTAAAAAGCAAAACCACTTTAAGGTCCTATTTGTTTTcaggaatttattttcttggaaattattttctttacttttccaTATTTGACAAATATATGGAaagttagtaaaaaaaaattaaattctggtcaataaaaaatattaactttaaagtcaaaaaagtatttttccttttttatttttaaaaaacactttcatttttcacttgaaacaaATCTCTTCAAAGCTCTTACAactaatatcttcaaaaaaaattaattttcatagcTGGTGGCTGTTCTGGAACAAAGATCATCTTCAGGTACCTCAAAAAAGCTGTCAGGCCGTGCACCCTAGTACAGTTCACCTTCAATAATTCGAGGATACCTCAAAGAAGTTATCAATGTTTGCTCAAAACTTCACATCACGCTTTGCAAAAAGCCTGCCAAGTCTTCACATTTTTCAGAGCAAAATTTGGAGGTGCAATTAATGCCATAAATAATGGCTGAATTTATTGCATTAATTTATTCCAGCTAATTTAGGGTTCTACCAAACCATCACGACTTGCATAGTAGTAGCGGTGCTCCAATATCACCGTTTTTCAAGGTGGGTTACTTGGCTTGGAATGTTTTCACAATCACATAAGACTCCTTTACATCAGAGTGacgctgtgttttttttttttttgaattacactcataaaataattttaattaaattttatatcattacTGTATTTTATTTGGAGAACATGAATTGTGATACTTATACAAAGatcttattatatttaatttatttttctttgtaaatatcATTTAGATACTCGTGCGCGTATGCCAGTATTTTGCAATTAAAAAGAGTCCTAAGAAAGAGTTtgatagttattattatttaatgtcCATTTCATATAATGGAGATGTCAATCATTGTAATTTATAGTACAAAGTCTAAGTATCTAATACAAGAGCGAATTAACAAAGAGCACTCTAATCAACCGaatattttatagttaattgattgaaaactATAATAAACTATTGGTCACTAGAAAACTAGTCCttcgtttttattttattttttatttaggtcatgaaccatttttttttttttaccaggaAGCATCCTTCCATCTCATTGACCGATCTCTAAATaacatttatatttgatattgtggtaacTTTTTAAGttatgctttgaaaaaaaattattttataaaaaatattttttgattgaggttggtttgatatttatatatatttagttaaaactgtggttgaaattaaggttgaacaaaaaataatttaatgtgtttggttaaaataattcttttcaaattgaggttatgaaataattaaaatacacacacactgatggttttttaatttaaatattgtagatttaactattgctattacatcatgaaataaataatactgatatcaaatattttttattgttccattaaatgatctataatttcatcacgtaAGAAATTCATCTGACAATGactatagtttttttggtttcttaagcgcacaataatatcaggtaaaatatcatcgagaacaaaattgggattgtgatcaaattctacaaatgctACGCTACCCCATCTAgcgatcttcttctaattttttgaataaaacataattaaaataaaaattaaattaaatttttttttaatcaaattgaaacCCTGTTTAATGTATTTAGCTTTGGACCGGACCCGATTAAGctgaaatagtaaaaaataacttcattattcatgtaaatattgaAGAGTTTACTGTTCATCTGAACAGTAAAGTTTCACCCTCCACTGCACAAGGCAGGTTGGTAAGTGTCTCTCCTCGAAAAATGCTGTGATATTTTTCGTGCCTCTTACATGTGATCAGCTAGACGGAAAATTGACATCGTTGATAAAAAAAGCTGAAGGCCCaggttaaaataaaagaaattaagttaCAGAGACTCATGATTCCACGTTGATTAATAACTCGGTCGTTTTTAACCGATTaaccattttttattctaaaaaagacATTTAGCCGAACGTTGCCAAATAAATTGTTGGAAAGTCTActaattgagaagaaaaataaagacgATTAAAATAGAAGAATTGTTAGGACAAAAACTTGACCACTTCGTGTTTGTATTCTCAAATTTCAGTTGCATCAGCTCGTGTTCGTGCCATCCATACCCACGCAGCAGCACACCCGGATGTAGAAGCAATACACTTCACTGAAAAGTTCGAGTTCCTCtaactaaaatcaaatttaattacttgGTTAATTAATTACCTTAATTACATGTCATaagtaaatgttaaaaattacaaaaacaatatgTGAAAACTACTGTACCGAAAAACGAAGAAGAAATTGATAATATGATCTTCTCCCCTGCCTatatatcctaaaaaaaattgaagatctTCATCCCATTAATTGGCTAGGAACGTAAAATGCTGTTACGGTTTATTGCCATTAATAACGTGCTTGCGTCCCTCACCAGAACTCGGACCCGACCTTGTAGCCTCGCCTTGAGTTTGAAAGTCTTCGTATTTATGACCGATACCTGGGCTCGGTCCTGACTTCTTCACTGCTTGGAGAGAAAATCCTCCAAGAAGACCTCCAATCCCTCCAACATTAACATCTTTATTCAGCCTTGAACCACTCAAAGGCCGAGCTTCTGTGCCGATACCCATGGTGATTATCAAGAGAgaaccaagaagaagaagaagaagaagagaaaagagggttacaggttttttttctctccccatGCTAGACGTGTACGTTTTTGAACCTTATGGTTTAATTATATGCCTCCGAAATATGTTTCCCTCGCTATATATGTGCTGTGTGACAATTAATGGCAGGTTGTATGCTGGAGTTCCATTTATAGGGCTTGAAAATTAGCAGTTTGAGCTCTTCAAGTTAGTTTGGGAGATGATTTGACTGAAAAGGTTGCGTTTCACTATTCGAAAGCATGTGATGATTTGAATTATTGATCATGTGCAGCCAGGCCACCCTTGGTTCATAGTATAGGGGACCATCTTGGCTGATCTTTGGAAAGTGAAACTTCCAATCAGATTGGCAAATACTTAAAGCAAAGAGAACGATTTCTAATAATGGACAGGCGGCAACATCAACGGGGATCGAGATATGGAGCTGACCGTGAGCTCGAAAGAAGTGCGAGTTAAGTTTTGGTTAAAGAAACTAAGAGGGCGATGGCCTGGGAATTTTGGATTGAATTCTCTGATCTCACCAGCACTTTTCAACAGTGAAAATCTGGCAACCACTAAGATACTGATTTGTATAAGCAACTAAAATGAGAAAACTACAAGTAATGTGGTGGACCAACGTGAATCTAAGGGTTTGTGCAACGATTTTACCTGGTACAGCGACACGATTATGGGAGATCAAAACTTGTAGTGCTAGctaaattcttttgttttctttcccatTTTCTACCGACTTTTAGGAGCCAGCCCGTGACCACCAAAGTATGAAAACATTAGCCGGCTATCTTCTTTTGAAAACTCACCCTAGGATTACCTGAATTTTTGTAGTTTAGTCAAGACTTTAGGCCATCGAGACTGTTGTTGCTTGATATTTAGACATTATAGCTGACGGGGAAGAAAGTTTTCTAATTACTTTGCTTTCCTGGTTGATTTGGGGGGACGTATCGGATTCTGCGTGGCTCATTCATGTTTTAGGCTAGCATGATTTTTAATCGAATTGCTTAAGACAACGAACAGATAGTTTGCCGTATAATTAAGTTAGCTAGCACCATGGACGCTTCTTCATTGCTAAATTGTCAAGTCGGAGGACCAAAACAAGATAAATGGAGAGTTGAAACCctaattagaaaaatcaagaatatataTGTAGTGGTATCTTGATAAGATTGCTGAcaattatcctttaatatttggtgAAACAATTGACGGAAGTTCccgaaaaagaagaaaaccagCTAAGACTAGTTAAATAATCGCACACTTCTCTGAGGAAACTTCTTAATTTCTAAGCCGAAAACGAAACGTTCCGAAAGATTTACGCGgtggacctttttttttaaactgggAAAGGCATTTATAAAAGCTAGCTAGTTAGTACAAGACATCCTTTTCTCTCcttgattcaaattttaaaactaatattccagtgaatttatttattttttctaaatataccagaaaaaacataaaaaaaaaaaatattaatttctctaaaatattattcatcCCCCACGCACGTGCCTTTTTAAGGGGTCAACTTGGAACTATATTCAAACCGTGTAAGACCTGTCAGAAAACTACAGGTTTATATGAGCAGCAGAAAGTTTGGACTCCAGCGATGTTTTGCAGACAGACGACGGGGGGGTGTTCCTGGCCCTGGGACTGAATTATTTCCAGCAGGTTACGTCAAGATTTATTGTTCTCTATAAATACGTTTTAAGGAGATTAGTCTTTAATAATTGTCTATATTACacctacaattaaaaaaaaaattaaaaaatcaattaaacaaaaaaaataattaaaaaagccaaatcataaaaaaaaaaccaattaaaattttaaaaaaactgattgattcgattagttttagttttataaacttgaaatcaaaaaaactaaactgaacccaaacaaaaaaaaaacgagcaaactagaaaaaaaactaagtcaaatcgaaaaaaaccgagctaaaTCGAAAAAAATAGTCAACCTTTAAACCGGTTTTTTGAAACCGGTaagttcgattttttttttttaaaaaaatttctattcaattattttttttttataaaaaatcaaaccgaataaaaaataatcatctccTAATTACAATTATCACATGCCAATCCTCatcatgaaattcaaattaattaatgtgcGTTTAATAAagttaattgatattttt
Coding sequences within it:
- the LOC140955945 gene encoding gallate 1-beta-glucosyltransferase 84A24-like — its product is MLTTHSPTDRVLSCSSISSASLPVKTTRKRKMVSESLGHLFLVSFPAQGHVNPLLRLGKILASKGFLVTFSTTETTGEQMRKASGIIDTMTPFGDGFIRFEFFADGWEEDDPRRRDLDQYLLQLELVGKQVIPQMIKKNAEQGRPVCCLINNPFIPWVTDVATSLGLPSAMLWIQSCACFASYYHYYHGTVPFPDEEHPEIDVQLPCNVPLLKHDEVPSFLHPTTPYAILRRAILGQYKNLDKPFCILMETFEELEPELIKHVSEIFPIKAVGPLFRNAKAPQTTVHGDFLKADDCIEWLDTKPPSSVVYVSFGSIIQLKQDQWNEIAYGLLNSGVSFLLVMKPAHKGAGHDLPVLPDGFSKKAGDRGNVVHWSPQEKVLAHPSVACFVTHCGWNSTMEALTSGMPVVAFPQLGDQVTNAKYMVDIFKVGVRMSRGQAENKLITRDEIEKCLLEATGGPKAVEMKENAMKWKEAAEAAVAEGGSSDRNIRYFTDDIVKANESEIAGKCIGSNEFPVAVVVKSNDKVAELVGSSA